In Neorhizobium galegae, the following proteins share a genomic window:
- the flgA gene encoding flagellar basal body P-ring formation chaperone FlgA, which translates to MKFRRKNAIDARLALRLLAALLAATGSPVLAGMGTAVVPVQTIYPGEEITEGRVEEVQVTNPNLGGDYARRTEEVVGMVAKRTLLAGRTVPVSALREAFAVTRGKSVRLTFTIGAMTISASGAPLENAAVGDVIRVRNIDSGVTVSGTVMADGTIQVMAK; encoded by the coding sequence ATGAAGTTTCGCCGGAAAAATGCGATTGACGCCAGGCTGGCCTTGCGGCTCCTGGCAGCTCTTCTTGCCGCAACGGGCTCGCCGGTCCTCGCCGGTATGGGAACGGCCGTTGTGCCGGTCCAGACCATTTATCCCGGCGAAGAGATCACCGAGGGCAGGGTCGAGGAGGTGCAGGTCACCAATCCGAATCTGGGCGGCGACTATGCCCGCAGGACCGAGGAAGTCGTGGGCATGGTGGCAAAGCGCACGCTGTTGGCCGGGCGCACCGTTCCGGTTTCGGCGCTTCGCGAAGCCTTCGCGGTCACTCGCGGCAAGTCGGTTCGCCTGACCTTCACCATCGGTGCCATGACGATTTCGGCCTCCGGCGCGCCGCTTGAGAATGCGGCTGTCGGGGATGTCATTCGTGTGCGCAACATCGATTCGGGTGTCACGGTCAGCGGTACCGTCATGGCTGATGGGACGATCCAGGTGATGGCGAAATGA
- a CDS encoding flagellar basal body P-ring protein FlgI, with protein MRTRLFLTLAVIGSLLGSAPASADGPYVVTARIKDIASLQAGRDNQLIGYGLVVGLQGSGDSLRSSPFTDQSMKAMLQNLGISTQGSQSNAKNVAAVMVTANLPPFASPGSRIDVTVSSLGDATSLRGGTLVMTSLSGADGQIYAVAQGALVVSGFSAQGQAATLTEGVTTAARVPNGAIVERELPSKFKDSVNLVLQLRNPDFSTAVRVSDIVNSFAARRYGGPIAEPRDSQEVIVQKPKSADLTRLMAEIENLVVETDTPAKVVVNERTGTIVIGADVKISRVAVSYGTLTVQVTETPQVIQPKPFSRGETAVQPQTDIMAMKDGGQVALLNGPDLRTLVAGLNSIGVKPDGIIAILQGIKSAGALQAELVLQ; from the coding sequence ATGAGAACCCGTCTCTTCCTCACTCTTGCCGTGATCGGTTCCCTCCTGGGCAGCGCACCGGCGTCCGCAGACGGTCCCTATGTCGTCACCGCCCGCATCAAGGACATCGCGTCCCTGCAGGCCGGCCGCGACAACCAGCTGATCGGCTACGGCCTTGTCGTCGGTCTTCAGGGCTCCGGCGACAGCCTGCGTTCGTCTCCCTTCACCGACCAGTCGATGAAGGCGATGCTGCAGAACCTCGGCATTTCGACCCAGGGCAGCCAGTCCAATGCCAAGAACGTCGCGGCCGTCATGGTCACGGCCAACCTTCCTCCCTTCGCCAGCCCCGGCAGCCGCATCGACGTCACGGTCAGTTCGCTCGGCGACGCAACTTCGTTGCGCGGCGGCACGCTGGTCATGACCTCGCTTTCCGGCGCCGACGGCCAGATCTACGCCGTCGCCCAGGGGGCGCTGGTCGTGTCCGGCTTCTCGGCCCAGGGCCAGGCGGCCACATTGACCGAGGGTGTGACGACGGCGGCCCGCGTTCCCAACGGCGCGATCGTCGAGCGTGAATTGCCGTCGAAATTCAAGGACTCGGTAAACCTCGTCCTGCAGCTCCGCAATCCGGACTTCTCGACCGCGGTGCGCGTCTCCGACATCGTCAACAGCTTCGCGGCCCGCCGGTACGGCGGTCCGATCGCAGAACCCCGCGACAGCCAGGAAGTGATCGTTCAAAAGCCGAAGTCCGCCGATCTGACGCGCCTGATGGCCGAGATCGAGAACCTTGTGGTCGAAACCGATACGCCGGCCAAGGTCGTCGTCAATGAGCGGACCGGCACGATCGTCATCGGCGCGGATGTGAAGATCTCGCGCGTTGCCGTGAGCTACGGGACGCTGACGGTGCAGGTCACGGAGACCCCGCAGGTGATCCAGCCCAAACCTTTCTCGCGTGGCGAGACGGCGGTTCAGCCCCAGACGGATATCATGGCGATGAAGGACGGCGGCCAGGTCGCGCTCCTCAACGGTCCGGATCTCAGGACCCTGGTCGCCGGTCTCAACAGCATCGGCGTCAAGCCGGACGGCATCATCGCCATCCTGCAAGGCATCAAGTCCGCCGGCGCCCTTCAAGCGGAGCTCGTCCTGCAATGA
- a CDS encoding MotE family protein, with product MTETLFTISVSKTLARRVLTAAAVLTLVSQVGAQQPPPVTEASTSDEIQKFCTNIADAARDQRYLLQKQELEKLQADVDDRIKALQDRTAEYQDWLKRRNDFLARAQAGLVDIFKTMKPDAAAPQLGEMNMEVAAAIIMQLPARQSALFLAEMDPQKAGMISTIISSASDPNTSKARAPNVPKVPS from the coding sequence ATGACCGAGACGCTATTCACCATTTCCGTATCCAAAACGCTGGCGCGCCGCGTCCTCACCGCTGCCGCTGTCCTGACGCTGGTTTCCCAGGTGGGAGCACAGCAGCCGCCGCCGGTCACCGAAGCGTCGACCAGCGACGAGATCCAGAAATTCTGCACCAATATCGCCGACGCCGCGCGCGATCAGCGTTATCTCCTGCAGAAGCAGGAGCTTGAAAAGCTGCAGGCCGATGTCGACGACCGCATCAAGGCCCTTCAGGACCGTACCGCCGAATACCAGGACTGGCTGAAGCGCCGCAACGACTTCCTGGCGCGGGCTCAGGCCGGCCTGGTCGACATCTTCAAGACCATGAAACCGGATGCGGCAGCACCGCAGCTCGGAGAAATGAACATGGAGGTCGCAGCCGCGATCATCATGCAGCTTCCGGCCCGCCAGTCGGCCCTTTTCCTCGCGGAAATGGACCCGCAGAAGGCCGGCATGATCTCGACGATCATCTCAAGCGCTTCCGACCCCAACACGTCGAAAGCACGCGCTCCCAATGTTCCGAAAGTGCCCTCATGA
- the flgH gene encoding flagellar basal body L-ring protein FlgH has protein sequence MTKRIPAIMAVLFLAGCSSQTIKEIGNAPAMSPIGSGLQYAQAPQMSSYPKQPRQMASGYSLWSDNQAALFKDSRALNVGDILTVDIKINDKASFDNETERNRTNSTSLTWGANLSNLFGWTPKAGTTGDLGTDSSTDSQGKGTTKRAESLKLLVAAVVTGILENGNLLISGSQEVRVNHEIRILNVAGIVRPQDVDSTNMISYDKIAEARISYGGRGRLTEVQQPPVGQQVVDMFSPF, from the coding sequence ATGACGAAACGCATTCCCGCCATCATGGCCGTTCTGTTCCTGGCTGGTTGTTCGAGCCAGACGATCAAGGAGATCGGCAATGCGCCGGCGATGAGCCCGATCGGCAGCGGTCTGCAATATGCGCAGGCGCCGCAGATGTCGTCCTATCCGAAGCAGCCGCGGCAGATGGCCAGCGGCTATTCGCTCTGGAGCGATAATCAGGCTGCGCTTTTCAAGGATTCGCGTGCTTTGAATGTCGGCGACATCCTGACGGTCGATATCAAGATCAACGACAAGGCGTCGTTCGACAACGAGACGGAACGCAACCGCACGAACTCGACCAGCCTGACCTGGGGTGCCAACCTCAGCAACCTGTTCGGCTGGACTCCGAAGGCGGGCACGACCGGCGATCTCGGTACGGATTCGAGCACGGATTCGCAGGGCAAGGGAACGACCAAGCGTGCCGAAAGCCTCAAGCTGCTCGTGGCTGCCGTCGTGACCGGTATTCTCGAAAACGGCAATCTCCTGATCAGCGGCTCGCAGGAAGTGCGCGTCAACCACGAAATCCGCATTCTGAACGTTGCCGGTATCGTCCGGCCGCAGGATGTCGATTCCACCAATATGATTTCCTATGACAAGATCGCCGAGGCCCGCATCTCCTACGGCGGCCGCGGCCGCCTGACGGAAGTCCAGCAGCCGCCGGTCGGTCAGCAGGTCGTCGATATGTTCTCGCCCTTCTGA
- a CDS encoding flagellar basal body-associated FliL family protein, whose protein sequence is MADEAQAADAAKKKKNGTIMVIAGVAILTVIGAGGGWVVGGMIAPKDPNAAQNHETAAAGGEHGEAGKKEEGLPHISTEANGVVLLEPITTNLAYPSENWIRLEVALAFKGPPELALAENIHQDILAYMRTVSLQQIEGPRGFQYLKDDIKERVDLRSQGKVAKVMFRTFVIE, encoded by the coding sequence ATGGCGGATGAAGCACAGGCGGCCGACGCCGCTAAGAAAAAGAAGAACGGCACCATCATGGTCATCGCGGGCGTTGCGATCCTGACCGTGATCGGTGCCGGTGGCGGCTGGGTCGTCGGCGGCATGATCGCGCCGAAGGATCCGAACGCGGCGCAGAATCACGAGACGGCGGCAGCCGGCGGCGAACACGGCGAGGCCGGCAAGAAGGAAGAGGGGCTTCCCCATATTTCCACCGAGGCCAACGGCGTCGTTCTCCTCGAGCCGATCACCACCAATCTCGCCTATCCGTCCGAGAACTGGATCAGGCTCGAAGTCGCGCTTGCGTTCAAGGGGCCGCCGGAACTGGCCCTCGCGGAAAATATCCACCAGGATATCCTCGCCTATATGCGCACCGTCTCGCTGCAGCAGATCGAAGGCCCGCGGGGCTTCCAGTATCTCAAGGACGACATCAAGGAACGCGTCGATCTTCGCTCGCAGGGCAAGGTCGCCAAAGTGATGTTCCGGACCTTCGTGATCGAATAG
- a CDS encoding cephalosporin hydroxylase family protein, whose protein sequence is MSDFTKEVEARVAAVPGNKELNDSAAQFMRTSIASQYSYNYFWLGRPIIQYPQDMVAMQELIWTVKPDLIIETGIAHGGSLILSASMLALLELSEAAEKGDVVDPAKPKRKVLGIDIDIRPHNKEAIEAHPMASRIEMIQGSSIAPEIMDQVRKIAAGYSRILISLDSNHTHEHVLEELKLYAPLTSVGSYCVVFDTVVEDLPKELAGDRPWGPGDNPKTAVFEYLKTHPEFEIDKSVENKLLITVAPDGFLKRLR, encoded by the coding sequence ATGAGTGATTTCACCAAGGAAGTTGAAGCCCGCGTCGCGGCCGTCCCTGGAAACAAGGAGCTGAACGACAGCGCCGCGCAGTTCATGCGCACGTCGATCGCCTCGCAATATTCCTACAACTATTTCTGGCTCGGCCGGCCGATCATCCAGTATCCGCAGGATATGGTCGCCATGCAGGAGTTGATCTGGACGGTAAAACCCGACCTGATCATCGAGACCGGCATCGCCCATGGCGGCTCCCTCATCCTCAGCGCCTCGATGCTGGCGTTGTTGGAACTCTCAGAAGCCGCGGAAAAGGGCGACGTCGTCGATCCGGCCAAGCCGAAGCGCAAGGTTCTCGGCATCGACATCGACATCCGACCGCATAACAAGGAGGCGATCGAGGCTCACCCGATGGCGTCCCGGATCGAAATGATTCAGGGCTCCAGCATCGCGCCCGAGATCATGGACCAGGTCCGCAAGATCGCTGCCGGCTATTCGCGCATCCTGATCAGCCTCGACAGCAACCACACGCACGAGCACGTTCTCGAGGAACTCAAGCTCTATGCCCCGCTCACCAGCGTCGGCAGCTATTGCGTCGTGTTCGACACCGTCGTCGAGGATCTGCCGAAGGAACTGGCGGGCGATCGTCCGTGGGGACCAGGTGACAATCCGAAAACGGCCGTCTTCGAATATCTGAAGACGCATCCGGAATTCGAGATCGACAAGTCGGTCGAGAACAAGCTGCTGATCACTGTTGCACCGGACGGCTTCCTGAAGCGGCTGCGCTGA
- a CDS encoding class I SAM-dependent methyltransferase: MTTKDTLLLYEQPQLPTFQNRVYPTAAEARSCAKGDIRLVQDMKTGLVYNDAFDPKLMDYDGNYNNEQGVSRHFHQHLEMVAGIVERTMGRENLVEVGCGKGLFLEMLLEKGFDLTGFDPTYEGTNPRVKRHYFEAGVDVQGEGLILRHVLEHIQNPYDFLVELCKANGGKGRIYIEVPCFDWIMEHRAWFDVFYEHVNYFRLSDFHRIFGNVIESGRVFGGQYLYVVAELDSLRSPVREETDRVAFPADFTRTLGDRIAAGDSSAIWGGASKGVTFSLLKSRQGQPVDMVIDINPAKQGKFLPATGLMVQSPEHALAKLPHGSTIYVMNSNYLEEIRMLSHNAYTYVGIDNE; this comes from the coding sequence ATGACGACGAAAGATACCCTGCTGCTTTACGAACAGCCGCAGTTGCCGACCTTCCAGAACCGCGTTTATCCCACGGCGGCGGAAGCTAGAAGCTGCGCCAAGGGCGATATTCGGCTGGTGCAGGACATGAAGACGGGCCTCGTCTACAACGATGCGTTCGACCCCAAGCTGATGGATTACGACGGCAACTACAATAACGAACAGGGTGTCAGCCGGCACTTCCACCAGCATCTGGAAATGGTGGCTGGCATCGTCGAGCGGACGATGGGCCGTGAGAACCTGGTCGAGGTCGGCTGCGGCAAGGGCCTCTTCCTCGAAATGCTGCTTGAAAAGGGTTTCGACCTAACGGGCTTCGACCCCACATATGAGGGCACGAATCCGCGCGTAAAACGGCATTATTTCGAGGCCGGCGTCGATGTTCAGGGCGAGGGGCTGATCCTTCGCCACGTGCTGGAGCATATCCAGAACCCGTATGACTTCCTCGTCGAGCTCTGCAAGGCGAACGGCGGCAAGGGCCGCATCTATATCGAAGTGCCCTGCTTCGACTGGATCATGGAACACCGCGCCTGGTTCGACGTGTTCTACGAGCACGTCAATTATTTCCGCCTGTCCGACTTTCATCGGATCTTCGGCAATGTCATCGAAAGCGGTCGCGTTTTCGGCGGGCAGTACCTTTATGTGGTGGCCGAGCTGGACTCGCTGCGGTCACCAGTGCGCGAAGAAACCGATCGCGTCGCGTTTCCGGCCGATTTCACCCGCACGCTGGGCGACCGAATCGCCGCCGGCGACAGTTCGGCGATCTGGGGCGGCGCATCGAAGGGCGTGACTTTCTCCTTGCTGAAATCCCGTCAGGGGCAGCCGGTCGACATGGTCATCGACATCAATCCCGCCAAGCAGGGCAAGTTCCTGCCGGCAACCGGCCTGATGGTGCAATCGCCGGAACATGCACTGGCGAAGCTTCCCCACGGCTCGACCATCTACGTCATGAACTCCAATTATCTCGAGGAAATTCGAATGCTGTCTCACAACGCTTACACCTATGTGGGGATCGACAATGAGTGA
- a CDS encoding NAD-dependent epimerase/dehydratase family protein, with translation MTPLVLLTGGTGFVGRQVLRALTESGARVRVILREGSAESRLGDLSAVETIVRTPDLFREPVEWWAKALEGVDTVAHVAWYAEPGKYLQSPENIVCLEGTLRMAQGAALAGVKRFVGVGTCFEYDVSVGMLATDTPLRPISPYAGAKAAVFLALSQWLPLHRISFAWCRLFYLFGEGEDERRLFPYLRTQLAAGKPVDLTSGNQIRDFLDVREAGRQIADIGLGDKTGAANICSGIPVTVRQIAERLADEYGRRDLLRFGARPDNLVDPPCVVGLTR, from the coding sequence ATGACGCCACTCGTCCTGCTCACCGGGGGAACAGGTTTTGTCGGCCGGCAGGTGCTGCGGGCGCTGACCGAATCCGGTGCGCGCGTGCGGGTGATCTTACGTGAAGGATCGGCGGAAAGCCGGCTTGGCGATCTTTCTGCTGTCGAGACCATCGTGCGGACGCCGGACCTGTTCCGCGAGCCGGTCGAATGGTGGGCGAAGGCGCTGGAAGGTGTCGATACGGTCGCGCATGTCGCGTGGTATGCCGAACCCGGCAAATATCTGCAGTCGCCGGAAAACATCGTCTGCCTCGAAGGCACGTTGCGGATGGCGCAGGGCGCAGCGCTTGCCGGCGTCAAACGGTTCGTCGGCGTCGGCACGTGTTTCGAATACGACGTCTCGGTCGGCATGCTGGCCACCGATACCCCGCTACGTCCGATCAGCCCCTACGCCGGCGCAAAAGCCGCGGTGTTTCTGGCCCTGTCGCAATGGCTGCCGCTGCACCGGATCAGCTTTGCCTGGTGCAGGCTCTTTTATCTTTTCGGCGAAGGCGAGGATGAGCGACGGCTGTTTCCCTATCTTCGGACACAGCTTGCCGCCGGCAAACCGGTGGATTTGACCAGCGGCAACCAGATCCGTGACTTCCTGGACGTTCGGGAAGCAGGAAGGCAGATCGCTGATATCGGACTTGGCGACAAAACGGGAGCAGCCAACATCTGTTCCGGAATTCCGGTCACGGTGCGGCAGATAGCCGAGCGGTTGGCTGACGAGTATGGTCGACGCGATCTCCTGCGATTCGGCGCTCGTCCCGACAATCTGGTGGATCCTCCCTGCGTTGTAGGATTAACGAGGTGA
- a CDS encoding class I SAM-dependent methyltransferase, which produces MNCRHCGTALRCDFLDLGFAPPSNAYLTAEDLSKPEVYFPLRLQVCEECWLVQTEDYASAESLFSAEYAYFSSASTSWLAHAARYVEMITSRLGLGKDSMVIEVASNDGYLLKNFVKAGIPCLGVEPTASTAEAAETLGIPVRREFFGEALGKQLAGDGKSADLILGNNVYAHVPDINDFTRGIKAALKAGGTVTLEFPHVMRLIEHNQFDTVYHEHFSYLSLFTVGKIFEAAGLRIFDVEELTTHGGSLRVYGCHQGDSRQTTDAVTALLGEEQRRGLQTPAIYADFQAKAEKVKNDALAFLLDAKREGKTVAAYGAAAKGNTLLNFAGVKPDLLPYVCDAAAAKQNKFMPGSHIPILHPDEIVARRPDYVMILPWNIATEVRQQLASLADQGTRFVTAVPELKII; this is translated from the coding sequence ATGAACTGCCGCCACTGCGGTACCGCACTTCGCTGCGATTTCCTGGACCTCGGCTTCGCGCCGCCGTCCAACGCCTATCTTACCGCCGAGGATCTCTCCAAGCCGGAAGTCTATTTTCCCTTGAGGCTGCAGGTCTGCGAGGAATGCTGGCTGGTTCAGACCGAGGACTATGCCTCGGCCGAATCACTCTTCAGCGCCGAATACGCCTATTTCTCCAGCGCCTCGACGAGCTGGCTCGCGCATGCCGCCCGTTATGTCGAAATGATCACCTCCCGCCTCGGCCTCGGCAAGGACAGCATGGTCATCGAGGTCGCCTCGAACGACGGTTATCTCCTGAAGAACTTCGTCAAGGCCGGCATTCCCTGCCTCGGCGTCGAGCCGACGGCGAGCACCGCCGAAGCCGCCGAGACGCTCGGCATCCCGGTCCGCCGGGAGTTCTTCGGTGAGGCACTCGGCAAGCAGCTGGCCGGTGACGGCAAGAGTGCCGATCTCATCCTCGGCAACAACGTCTATGCGCACGTGCCTGACATCAACGATTTCACGCGCGGCATCAAGGCGGCGTTGAAGGCCGGCGGCACCGTCACGCTCGAATTTCCGCATGTGATGCGGCTCATCGAGCACAACCAGTTCGATACGGTCTATCACGAGCACTTCTCCTATCTCTCCCTCTTCACGGTCGGAAAGATCTTCGAAGCGGCGGGCCTGCGCATCTTCGACGTCGAGGAATTGACTACCCATGGCGGCAGCCTGCGCGTCTATGGTTGCCATCAAGGTGATTCGCGCCAGACGACCGATGCCGTCACCGCACTGCTCGGCGAAGAACAGCGCCGCGGCCTTCAGACGCCGGCGATCTATGCCGACTTCCAGGCCAAGGCCGAAAAGGTCAAGAACGATGCCCTGGCCTTTCTGCTGGACGCAAAGCGCGAGGGCAAGACGGTCGCAGCCTATGGCGCCGCAGCCAAGGGCAACACGCTTCTGAATTTTGCCGGCGTCAAACCGGACCTGCTGCCCTATGTCTGCGATGCCGCAGCGGCCAAGCAGAACAAGTTCATGCCGGGCAGCCATATCCCCATCCTGCATCCGGACGAGATCGTCGCGCGCCGGCCGGACTATGTGATGATCCTGCCCTGGAATATCGCGACCGAAGTCCGTCAGCAGCTTGCTTCACTTGCCGATCAGGGCACCAGGTTCGTAACGGCCGTGCCGGAATTGAAGATCATATGA
- a CDS encoding dTDP-4-dehydrorhamnose 3,5-epimerase family protein gives MSRFTVTDLPLAGLKLVERQNLGDSRGFLSRMFCAEELASAGWAKPVAQINLTMTARQGTVRGMHFQHPPHAEMKLVNCLRGAVLDVAVDLRRDSPTFLKWHAQELSAENRRSLLIPEGFAHGFQALTDDCELLYFHSMPYASGSEGALNAQDPVLNLSWPLEITEMSDRDRGHSTLTSQFTGLTP, from the coding sequence TTGAGCCGCTTCACCGTCACCGATCTGCCGCTTGCCGGCCTGAAACTCGTCGAACGCCAGAACCTCGGTGATTCGCGGGGCTTCCTGTCGCGCATGTTCTGCGCCGAGGAACTCGCGTCAGCGGGCTGGGCAAAGCCGGTTGCCCAGATCAACCTGACGATGACGGCGCGGCAAGGCACCGTGCGCGGCATGCATTTCCAGCATCCGCCGCATGCCGAGATGAAACTGGTCAACTGCCTGCGCGGCGCGGTCCTCGACGTCGCGGTGGATCTGAGACGAGATTCTCCGACCTTCCTGAAATGGCATGCCCAGGAACTCTCCGCTGAGAACCGCCGCTCGCTGCTGATCCCGGAAGGGTTCGCGCATGGCTTCCAGGCGCTGACCGACGACTGCGAACTCCTCTATTTCCATTCGATGCCCTACGCATCCGGTTCGGAAGGTGCGCTGAACGCGCAGGATCCGGTTCTCAACCTAAGCTGGCCGCTGGAGATTACCGAAATGTCGGATCGGGATCGTGGCCACTCCACCCTGACATCACAATTCACGGGACTGACGCCATGA
- the rfbG gene encoding CDP-glucose 4,6-dehydratase, with translation MENLAVTGGARPDRGFWAGKRVVLTGHTGFKGAWLSIWLGRLGAEVTGIALPPETQPSLFALARPDLKESHFQDIRDAAKLAELVRSASPEIVMHLGAQALVRPSYQDPLGTFATNVLGTANLLEAVRSVPPARVIVAITTDKVYRNLEHAFPYRETDHLGGHDPYSASKAASEIVIASYRDSFLREKGVAVASARAGNVIGGGDWSADRLLPDAVRAWQSGNTLSVRRPEAKRPWQHVLEPLSAYLVLAERLWSDPSIGDAFNFGPISHEAAPVRQVIEIARTSFGRGEVQYGDGTEGPHEAGWLALETAKARHMLGIEPRWWLTEAVDRTMKWYRAQNDGADVRALCEAEIAEYEACP, from the coding sequence ATGGAAAATCTGGCCGTGACCGGCGGGGCTCGTCCGGACCGCGGTTTCTGGGCGGGTAAACGCGTTGTTCTGACAGGGCATACCGGCTTCAAGGGAGCGTGGCTTTCCATCTGGCTCGGACGTCTCGGCGCCGAGGTCACCGGCATTGCCCTGCCACCCGAAACGCAGCCCAGTCTCTTTGCACTTGCGCGGCCTGACCTCAAGGAAAGTCATTTCCAGGATATCCGCGACGCCGCCAAGCTTGCCGAACTGGTACGTTCCGCCTCGCCCGAGATCGTGATGCATCTCGGCGCCCAGGCCCTGGTGCGCCCGAGCTACCAGGATCCGCTCGGCACCTTTGCGACCAACGTGCTCGGAACGGCCAACCTGCTCGAGGCGGTCCGTTCGGTCCCGCCGGCGCGCGTGATCGTCGCGATCACCACCGACAAGGTCTACCGCAACCTCGAACATGCCTTCCCTTACCGGGAGACGGACCATCTCGGCGGGCACGATCCCTACAGTGCCAGCAAGGCCGCGTCCGAGATCGTCATTGCGAGCTATCGCGATTCGTTTCTGCGCGAAAAAGGCGTGGCGGTCGCCAGCGCCCGGGCCGGCAATGTGATCGGCGGCGGCGACTGGTCGGCCGACCGTCTGCTGCCGGATGCGGTCCGCGCCTGGCAGTCCGGCAATACGCTCAGCGTCCGGCGGCCGGAGGCGAAGCGCCCCTGGCAGCACGTGCTCGAACCGCTCTCTGCCTATCTCGTGCTTGCCGAACGGCTGTGGAGCGACCCTTCGATTGGGGATGCCTTCAATTTCGGCCCGATCAGCCACGAGGCCGCGCCGGTGCGCCAGGTGATCGAGATCGCCCGCACATCCTTCGGCCGCGGCGAGGTCCAATATGGCGATGGCACCGAGGGACCGCACGAAGCGGGCTGGCTTGCCTTGGAAACTGCCAAGGCGCGGCATATGCTGGGTATCGAGCCGCGCTGGTGGCTGACGGAAGCTGTCGACCGGACGATGAAATGGTATCGTGCGCAGAACGACGGCGCTGACGTCCGTGCGCTTTGCGAGGCTGAAATCGCCGAATACGAGGCATGCCCTTGA
- the rfbF gene encoding glucose-1-phosphate cytidylyltransferase, which translates to MKAVILAGGLGTRISEETHLKPKPMIEIGGRPILWHIMKLYSAHGVNEFIICCGYKGYVIKEYFANYFLHMSDVTFDMAYNEKQVHRRSAEPWKVTLIDTGEATMTGGRLKRVAEYLRNEESFCFTYGDGLSDVNITELVKFHRSHGRNATVTAVHPPGRYGALERSGNQVTGFVEKPRGDGGMINGGFFVLSPKCIDLIEGDNIPWESAPMADLATMGELMAYEHEGFWQPMDTLREKNLLEDLWASGKAPWKIWP; encoded by the coding sequence TTGAAAGCTGTAATTCTCGCCGGTGGGTTGGGAACCCGCATCTCTGAGGAGACGCATCTCAAGCCCAAGCCGATGATCGAAATCGGCGGACGGCCGATCCTCTGGCACATCATGAAGCTCTACTCCGCCCATGGCGTGAACGAGTTCATCATCTGCTGCGGATACAAGGGCTACGTCATCAAGGAGTATTTCGCGAACTACTTCCTGCACATGTCGGACGTCACCTTCGACATGGCCTATAACGAAAAGCAGGTCCATCGCCGCAGCGCCGAGCCTTGGAAAGTCACGCTGATCGATACCGGCGAAGCGACGATGACCGGCGGTCGCCTGAAGCGGGTTGCCGAATATCTGCGCAACGAGGAAAGCTTCTGCTTCACCTATGGCGACGGCTTGAGCGACGTGAACATCACCGAGCTCGTCAAGTTCCATCGTTCGCACGGCAGGAATGCGACGGTTACCGCCGTGCATCCGCCTGGTCGTTACGGCGCGCTCGAACGCTCCGGCAACCAGGTCACCGGCTTCGTGGAAAAGCCGCGCGGCGACGGCGGGATGATCAATGGCGGTTTCTTCGTGCTTTCGCCGAAATGCATCGACCTCATCGAGGGCGACAACATTCCGTGGGAGTCTGCGCCGATGGCGGACCTTGCCACGATGGGCGAACTGATGGCTTACGAGCATGAAGGTTTCTGGCAGCCGATGGACACGCTGCGGGAAAAGAACCTTCTCGAAGATCTCTGGGCCTCCGGAAAAGCGCCATGGAAAATCTGGCCGTGA